Proteins co-encoded in one bacterium 336/3 genomic window:
- a CDS encoding NADH:flavin oxidoreductase has product MKNYKLFSPAKLGLLELKNRIVMAPLTRCRAINNLPNDLMATYYQQRATAGLIITEGTSPSPNGLGYARIPGIFTEAQVAGWKKTTFAVHQSGGKIIVQLMHTGRISHILNMQQGTEILAPSAIKASGQMWTDAKQLQDYPTPKAMTMEDIISTQMEYVTAAKNAIAAGFDGVELHGANGYLLEEFLSPISNVRLDKYSSSIENRCRFVLEVAKAVAMAIGKERTGIRLSPYGVAGDMPNYEEIDSTYDYLSKELNKLDIAYIHLVDHSSMGAPNVPIEIKKLIRKNFKNTLIICGGYDKENAEKDIESGLCDLIGFGRPFINNPDLVARLQLNQELSQSLKTDLFYSADEKGYTDYPVFKESVILQIQ; this is encoded by the coding sequence ATGAAAAACTATAAATTATTTAGCCCAGCAAAACTAGGTTTGTTAGAATTGAAAAATAGAATTGTAATGGCTCCATTGACAAGATGTAGAGCAATAAATAATTTACCCAACGACTTAATGGCTACCTATTATCAGCAGCGTGCCACAGCAGGTTTAATTATTACTGAAGGAACTTCTCCATCGCCAAATGGCTTGGGTTATGCCCGTATTCCTGGCATATTTACAGAAGCCCAAGTAGCAGGTTGGAAAAAAACAACATTTGCAGTGCATCAAAGTGGAGGTAAAATAATTGTTCAATTGATGCATACAGGTAGAATAAGCCATATTTTAAATATGCAACAAGGTACTGAGATTTTAGCACCTTCTGCCATAAAAGCTTCAGGGCAAATGTGGACTGATGCCAAGCAACTGCAAGACTATCCAACACCAAAAGCAATGACGATGGAAGATATTATTTCCACACAAATGGAGTATGTAACAGCTGCTAAAAATGCGATAGCTGCTGGTTTTGATGGTGTTGAACTTCATGGAGCGAATGGCTATTTACTCGAAGAATTTTTATCACCTATTAGCAATGTGCGTTTAGATAAATACAGTTCAAGCATTGAAAATCGCTGTCGATTTGTTTTAGAAGTAGCAAAAGCAGTGGCTATGGCTATTGGTAAAGAGAGAACGGGCATACGTCTTTCGCCTTATGGTGTAGCAGGAGATATGCCCAACTACGAAGAAATTGATAGTACTTATGACTACCTCTCCAAAGAACTTAATAAATTGGATATAGCTTATATTCACCTTGTTGATCACTCTTCAATGGGGGCACCAAATGTGCCAATTGAAATCAAAAAGTTAATTCGTAAAAATTTTAAAAACACCCTTATTATTTGTGGTGGATATGATAAAGAAAATGCAGAAAAAGATATTGAAAGTGGTTTGTGTGATTTAATTGGATTTGGTCGTCCATTTATCAATAATCCTGATTTAGTAGCACGATTGCAGTTGAATCAAGAGTTATCACAAAGTCTTAAAACAGATTTATTTTATTCAGCTGATGAGAAGGGATATACAGATTATCCCGTTTTCAAGGAGTCTGTGATACTTCAAATTCAATAA
- a CDS encoding osmotically inducible protein OsmC: protein MKDTHFYEVHLTWNTATQGTLSSPVIASKIEVVTPPEFPKGMKEKWTPEHLFVAAINSCLMSTFLLVADNSKFQFISFESKAVGKIEKVDGKFAVTEIVLTPTLIIPSTQNETKAKRVLEMSENACAIANSIKTKINLQPIIKIK, encoded by the coding sequence ATGAAAGATACTCATTTTTACGAAGTCCATCTCACTTGGAATACTGCAACACAGGGGACTTTAAGTTCGCCAGTTATCGCTAGTAAAATTGAAGTGGTTACACCACCTGAATTTCCAAAAGGTATGAAAGAGAAATGGACACCTGAGCATTTATTTGTTGCTGCGATAAACTCTTGTTTGATGTCCACTTTTTTATTGGTTGCCGATAATTCAAAGTTTCAATTCATCAGTTTTGAAAGCAAAGCAGTTGGGAAAATTGAAAAGGTGGATGGAAAGTTTGCTGTAACTGAAATAGTCTTAACACCTACACTTATCATCCCATCAACACAAAACGAAACCAAAGCAAAGCGGGTGCTTGAAATGAGTGAAAATGCTTGTGCTATTGCCAACTCAATAAAAACAAAAATTAATTTACAACCGATAATAAAAATTAAATAA
- a CDS encoding succinate-semialdehyde dehydrogenase (in Escherichia coli this enzyme appears to be an NAD+/NADP+-dependent succinate semialdehyde dehydrogenase): MAFQTTNPTTNKVVKSFDEMNDAIVEKAISRAALAFDEWKLTSYQTRAQLLYTVAGLLRAKRKDLAKMITLEMGKLVSHAEGEIKLSAEIFDYYAKNAEGFLSDKILNPVHGKALIRYNSLGVLLGIQPWNFPFYQVARFAAPNIMIGNTVLIKHAMNVPQCAIAIEEIFAEAGAPLGLYTNLLISHQQTEKLIGDKRIRGLSLTGSEVAGAIVAAEAGKHIKKSVLELGGSDAFIILEDADIDKAVEWAVVGRINNNGQCCVASKRFIAVDSIADVFLEKFKNKMAALVVGDPMEDTTNLGPLCTEAAAVKIADQVKRAVDSGAKILLGGKRVDREGAYMEATILTDVKPENPVFYEEFFGPVALFFKVKNEEEAIALANNSPFGLGGSVFTQDIERGKRVANQIDTGMVFINHPTWTQADLPFGGTKGSGYGREMAQLGLDEFVNKKLIRISELSDPF; encoded by the coding sequence ATGGCATTTCAGACGACTAATCCAACAACTAATAAAGTAGTAAAATCATTTGATGAAATGAATGATGCTATTGTTGAAAAAGCTATTTCAAGAGCTGCCCTTGCATTTGATGAATGGAAGCTAACCAGTTACCAAACAAGAGCACAGTTATTATATACAGTGGCTGGCTTACTTCGTGCAAAAAGAAAAGACCTTGCCAAAATGATTACCCTTGAAATGGGTAAACTCGTCTCGCATGCTGAAGGCGAAATAAAACTAAGTGCTGAAATCTTTGACTACTATGCAAAAAACGCTGAGGGATTTTTAAGCGACAAAATATTGAATCCCGTTCACGGAAAAGCATTGATACGATACAATTCTTTAGGCGTATTACTTGGCATTCAACCTTGGAATTTTCCGTTTTATCAGGTAGCCCGTTTTGCTGCTCCCAATATCATGATTGGAAATACTGTATTAATTAAACATGCTATGAATGTGCCTCAATGTGCTATTGCGATTGAAGAAATATTCGCTGAAGCAGGAGCACCACTAGGTCTTTACACTAATTTATTGATATCTCATCAACAAACTGAAAAATTAATTGGAGATAAAAGAATTAGAGGATTATCACTAACTGGTAGTGAAGTAGCAGGGGCTATTGTTGCTGCCGAAGCTGGTAAACATATTAAAAAATCGGTTTTAGAATTAGGTGGTAGTGATGCATTTATAATTCTTGAAGATGCTGACATAGATAAAGCCGTGGAATGGGCTGTTGTAGGCAGAATAAACAACAACGGTCAGTGTTGTGTGGCATCCAAAAGGTTCATCGCCGTAGATAGTATTGCAGATGTTTTTCTTGAAAAATTCAAAAATAAAATGGCAGCATTGGTAGTTGGCGATCCAATGGAAGATACAACAAATTTAGGTCCTCTTTGCACAGAAGCAGCTGCAGTAAAAATTGCAGACCAAGTGAAAAGAGCAGTTGATAGTGGTGCAAAAATTTTATTAGGTGGAAAAAGAGTTGACAGAGAGGGGGCATATATGGAAGCCACTATTCTAACAGATGTAAAACCTGAAAATCCTGTTTTTTATGAAGAGTTTTTTGGTCCTGTTGCTCTTTTCTTTAAAGTAAAAAATGAAGAAGAAGCAATTGCATTAGCTAATAATTCTCCTTTTGGTTTAGGCGGTTCGGTCTTTACACAAGATATTGAAAGAGGTAAACGTGTTGCCAATCAAATTGACACAGGAATGGTGTTTATCAATCACCCTACTTGGACACAAGCTGACCTGCCTTTTGGTGGCACTAAGGGTTCAGGCTACGGAAGAGAAATGGCACAGTTAGGCTTGGATGAATTTGTAAATAAAAAACTCATCAGAATTAGTGAATTAAGCGACCCCTTTTAA
- a CDS encoding AraC family transcriptional regulator: MLFSFNLKSSILLIFFFHGIVFSILLLIKGRQTNNKSSLWLSLYTLLSSFYITPFMLGYAGWYSKQPYRDFLFYVPFQQLFLLPPILYFYFKTLLDKSFRFSKKDYIHFIPAIIYLIYSFIIFVTDYIILNKYYFYEDGKDKDFSFWYQVTGFFFLVYYLTKSLKTYFRYKIITYNTVSFADSVLFNWAKRFLIVFLMLIAIRLIFFIINPEWDEFGKKFWYYVSFSILFYYVSIIGYTNSIISVISFKESPTNSDINLTSEPESHLYPLPKEENVTADLEIWKEKIKQLMLTHKMYENPELTILDISNHLNTHSKKISQVINQGFNMNFNDYINYHRIEALLQKIEEGEHNIKTLLGLAFECGFNSKSTFNRAFKRATSMNPKDYIEKNYPKK; this comes from the coding sequence ATGCTCTTTTCTTTTAACTTAAAAAGCTCAATTTTACTTATTTTCTTTTTTCATGGGATAGTTTTTTCTATTTTGTTACTCATTAAAGGTAGGCAAACTAACAATAAATCAAGTCTCTGGCTAAGTCTATACACTTTATTATCTTCTTTTTATATTACACCATTTATGCTTGGATATGCAGGATGGTATTCCAAACAGCCATATAGAGATTTCCTTTTTTATGTTCCCTTTCAACAACTATTTTTATTACCACCTATCTTATATTTTTACTTTAAAACCTTGCTTGACAAGTCATTCAGGTTTTCTAAAAAAGATTATATTCATTTTATACCAGCTATAATTTATCTAATTTATTCATTCATTATTTTTGTTACTGATTATATAATTTTGAATAAATATTATTTTTATGAAGATGGTAAAGACAAAGATTTTTCATTCTGGTATCAAGTAACAGGCTTTTTCTTTTTAGTTTATTATCTAACTAAAAGTCTCAAAACTTACTTTAGATATAAAATCATCACATATAATACTGTTAGTTTTGCCGATTCGGTATTATTCAATTGGGCTAAACGATTTCTGATAGTATTTTTAATGCTTATTGCTATCCGATTAATATTTTTTATTATCAACCCTGAATGGGATGAGTTTGGAAAAAAGTTTTGGTATTATGTAAGTTTTTCCATTCTTTTCTATTATGTATCAATCATTGGCTATACAAATTCTATTATATCTGTAATCTCTTTTAAAGAATCTCCTACTAATTCTGATATAAATTTAACAAGTGAACCAGAGTCACATCTATATCCATTACCAAAAGAGGAAAATGTAACAGCAGACTTAGAAATTTGGAAAGAGAAAATAAAACAGTTAATGCTAACTCATAAAATGTATGAAAATCCTGAACTTACAATATTAGATATAAGCAACCATTTAAACACTCACTCGAAGAAAATCTCACAGGTTATTAATCAAGGCTTTAACATGAATTTTAATGACTATATAAACTATCATAGAATAGAAGCTTTATTACAAAAGATAGAAGAGGGTGAACACAATATTAAAACATTACTTGGTCTTGCATTTGAATGTGGATTTAACTCCAAATCTACATTTAATAGAGCTTTTAAAAGAGCTACGTCAATGAATCCAAAAGACTATATTGAAAAAAATTATCCAAAAAAATAG
- a CDS encoding ornithine aminotransferase, translating into MKTNQELQTDVQNAIKWEPLMNSTEIGVTAKDGIVTLSGIVDRYAKKIEAEKAAKKVIGVKALVENIEVRFTNEWNKSNTDIAADALSAIKNTWSVPHDKVKVVVEDGWVTLEGELHWNYQREAAKNSVSYLLGIKGVIDNIKIKSESKSIIHQKEVQEAIARSWSVDDTNIEVAVEGTTVTLTGTVDSWYQKDEAERIAWNTPGIWHVKNELSVDYYANLVE; encoded by the coding sequence ATGAAAACAAATCAAGAATTACAGACAGACGTTCAAAATGCCATCAAATGGGAGCCTCTCATGAATTCCACAGAAATTGGTGTAACCGCCAAAGATGGCATTGTAACACTCTCTGGTATCGTAGACAGATATGCCAAGAAAATTGAAGCTGAAAAAGCTGCCAAAAAAGTAATCGGTGTAAAAGCCTTAGTAGAAAACATTGAAGTTAGATTTACCAACGAATGGAATAAAAGCAATACTGATATTGCAGCAGATGCTTTGAGTGCCATTAAAAACACTTGGTCTGTCCCCCATGATAAAGTAAAGGTGGTGGTAGAAGATGGTTGGGTTACTTTGGAGGGCGAACTTCACTGGAATTATCAAAGAGAAGCTGCAAAAAACTCCGTCAGTTATCTGTTAGGCATAAAAGGCGTAATAGATAACATAAAGATTAAGTCTGAAAGCAAAAGTATCATACATCAAAAAGAAGTTCAGGAAGCGATTGCTCGCAGTTGGTCAGTTGATGACACTAATATTGAAGTGGCAGTAGAAGGTACAACCGTTACCCTCACTGGTACAGTAGATTCGTGGTATCAGAAAGACGAAGCAGAACGTATCGCTTGGAATACACCCGGAATCTGGCACGTAAAAAACGAACTTTCGGTAGATTATTATGCCAATCTGGTAGAATAA
- a CDS encoding macrolide ABC transporter ATP-binding protein — translation MEEKHTVVAKVINAGKEYKAGDTIITALKASSVELKSGELLLIIGPSGSGKTTLLSLFGCVLYPSFGQVWIENVQVNTLSENKLAELRLLKIGFIFQRFNLIAPLTALENVMMPLLLQGMIEKDAKVKATTALVKVEMGDRLKNLSNDLSGGQQQRVAIARALVTNPKMMLCDEPTASLDLASAGIVMKELKELAKQGKAVAVVTHDTRLRPFADRIVYVLDGSISDKPVEEEITLI, via the coding sequence ATGGAAGAAAAGCATACAGTTGTAGCCAAGGTGATAAATGCAGGTAAAGAATACAAAGCTGGTGATACCATAATTACAGCCTTAAAGGCAAGCTCTGTTGAGTTAAAATCGGGAGAACTTTTACTCATTATTGGTCCATCAGGTTCTGGTAAAACTACCTTACTTTCTTTATTTGGATGTGTATTATATCCAAGTTTTGGGCAAGTGTGGATTGAGAATGTGCAAGTGAATACTTTAAGTGAAAATAAATTAGCAGAATTACGACTATTGAAAATTGGATTCATCTTTCAAAGGTTTAACCTTATTGCTCCACTTACTGCTTTAGAAAATGTAATGATGCCTTTATTACTACAAGGTATGATTGAGAAAGATGCAAAAGTAAAAGCTACAACAGCTTTAGTTAAAGTAGAAATGGGAGATAGATTGAAAAACCTATCCAATGATTTAAGTGGTGGTCAACAACAACGTGTTGCTATAGCAAGAGCTCTTGTTACAAATCCAAAAATGATGTTGTGTGATGAACCAACTGCATCTCTTGACCTTGCTAGTGCTGGCATTGTGATGAAAGAATTAAAAGAATTAGCGAAACAAGGAAAAGCAGTAGCAGTAGTTACTCACGATACAAGACTGCGACCTTTTGCTGATAGAATAGTGTATGTTTTAGATGGATCAATATCTGACAAGCCAGTAGAAGAAGAAATAACCTTAATATAA
- a CDS encoding ABC transporter permease — translation MLKIAWKFIKFDKAKSIGVIVGILISTFLIGQQLGVFFFLSGLMGALATDVKADIWVVDSKTDDVNQLGRLDIRNLRAVQGINGVKEAFPLIITGASCNFENGTSGVITLLGVDDKHVKALISKDKIMAGNVSDLQLDGAISAEFYQKKNLGGNIDLRTNLEINGKRAFFVLQTKGFRGFGSSFCVTTIERARFFSNQSVNTINAVLVNVKNLSNIDKVVLDINKNINGIRAWPSRTLATSSKIKILATSGIALSTGTLIIFALIAGFFIIGLTMYSSALDRLKDYGTLKAIGASNKYISKLILTQAMLFTIVGFLIGLALLEGFRIGVAKSGLIFSFSPLVLFIMFVIISLISLSGASFALSRIRSVEPAAVFS, via the coding sequence ATGTTAAAAATTGCGTGGAAATTCATCAAGTTTGATAAAGCTAAAAGCATTGGGGTTATTGTTGGCATTCTCATCAGCACATTCCTAATTGGGCAACAGTTAGGCGTTTTCTTTTTTTTATCAGGTCTTATGGGAGCATTGGCGACTGACGTGAAAGCAGATATTTGGGTGGTTGATAGCAAAACAGATGATGTAAATCAATTGGGAAGATTGGACATCAGAAACCTGAGAGCAGTACAAGGTATCAATGGTGTTAAAGAAGCATTTCCATTAATTATTACAGGTGCTTCTTGCAATTTTGAAAATGGAACAAGTGGTGTAATTACTTTATTAGGTGTTGATGACAAACATGTCAAGGCTTTGATTAGTAAAGATAAAATTATGGCTGGCAATGTGTCTGATTTACAATTAGATGGAGCTATAAGTGCTGAATTTTACCAAAAGAAAAACTTAGGTGGAAACATTGATTTGAGAACTAATTTAGAAATCAATGGTAAGCGAGCTTTTTTTGTTCTACAAACAAAAGGCTTTAGAGGCTTTGGTAGTAGTTTTTGTGTTACCACTATTGAAAGAGCAAGATTTTTTTCAAATCAATCTGTCAATACTATTAATGCAGTGCTGGTGAATGTAAAAAACCTTTCCAATATTGATAAAGTTGTACTAGATATTAATAAAAATATAAATGGTATTCGGGCCTGGCCATCTAGAACATTAGCCACTTCTTCAAAAATAAAAATATTAGCTACTAGTGGTATTGCATTAAGTACAGGTACACTCATCATATTTGCATTGATTGCTGGTTTTTTTATCATAGGTTTAACAATGTATTCTTCTGCACTTGATCGATTAAAAGATTATGGTACTTTAAAAGCCATTGGAGCGAGTAATAAATACATCAGCAAATTAATTTTAACTCAGGCTATGTTATTTACTATAGTTGGATTTTTGATAGGCTTGGCTTTATTAGAAGGTTTTAGAATTGGAGTAGCAAAATCAGGGTTGATATTTTCCTTTTCTCCTTTAGTATTGTTTATTATGTTTGTCATTATCAGTTTGATTTCGCTAAGTGGAGCATCATTTGCTTTGAGCAGAATTAGAAGTGTTGAACCTGCAGCGGTGTTTAGTTAA
- a CDS encoding SOUL heme-binding protein, producing the protein MKTAIIIISIIVVLIIISQIYILMSTQKSETQPYKVIREEEKFEIRHYPSATMAMITSNTKSYKELGNSGFRKLAGYIFGGNKDSKQISMTSPVHMEINDSVSSMSFVMPSNYHKDNLPLPNDTEVIIKTSPEEYVAAIRFGGFASEEDIQKHKIILERSLKENKLSYYGSFRYLGYNPPYQLLGRRNEIIVSLNWDGK; encoded by the coding sequence ATGAAAACAGCAATCATCATCATAAGCATCATCGTTGTACTTATTATTATTTCTCAAATTTATATTTTAATGTCAACGCAAAAATCAGAAACCCAACCTTACAAAGTAATTAGAGAAGAGGAAAAATTTGAAATTAGGCATTATCCATCCGCAACGATGGCTATGATTACATCAAATACAAAATCATATAAAGAACTTGGTAACTCTGGTTTTAGAAAACTTGCAGGATATATTTTTGGAGGAAATAAAGATTCAAAGCAAATCTCAATGACATCACCTGTTCATATGGAGATAAATGATTCTGTTTCAAGTATGAGTTTTGTGATGCCATCAAATTATCATAAAGACAATTTACCCTTGCCCAATGATACAGAGGTCATTATTAAAACCTCACCTGAAGAATATGTTGCAGCCATTCGCTTTGGAGGATTTGCTTCAGAGGAAGACATACAAAAGCATAAAATTATACTTGAACGTTCACTAAAAGAAAATAAACTTTCATACTATGGATCCTTTCGTTATTTGGGATACAATCCACCATACCAATTATTAGGAAGAAGAAACGAAATTATTGTATCACTCAATTGGGATGGTAAATAA
- a CDS encoding rhodopsin, whose amino-acid sequence MEYLKISADNYVAFTFFIGTMAMMAASVFFFLELSNTSQKWRTSVLVSGLITFIAAVHYYYMRGYNLATGESPTFFRYVDWILTVPLMCVEFYLITKKAGAKISLLWKLIFASLVMLVTGYFGETIDRANSVLWGVVSGVAYFYIAYLIWFGEVAKLAQTAGPQVAKATRILAWFVLVGWAIYPLGYILGTPGGLFGIQLVSDPAAAAHAMDIVYNIADAVNKIGFGLVIYTLSRTEE is encoded by the coding sequence ATGGAATATTTAAAGATATCAGCCGATAATTACGTAGCCTTTACGTTTTTCATCGGAACCATGGCTATGATGGCCGCATCAGTTTTCTTCTTTCTTGAGCTTAGTAATACATCTCAAAAATGGAGAACATCAGTTCTAGTATCAGGATTGATAACTTTTATTGCAGCAGTACATTACTACTACATGAGAGGCTATAATCTTGCAACAGGTGAATCACCTACTTTTTTCCGTTATGTAGACTGGATTCTTACAGTACCATTAATGTGCGTTGAATTCTATCTTATTACCAAAAAAGCAGGAGCAAAAATTTCTCTTCTATGGAAATTGATTTTTGCTTCACTAGTAATGCTAGTAACAGGCTATTTTGGAGAAACAATAGATAGAGCAAATAGTGTACTTTGGGGTGTAGTCTCAGGAGTTGCTTACTTTTACATTGCTTATCTTATTTGGTTTGGTGAAGTTGCCAAATTAGCTCAGACGGCTGGGCCTCAAGTGGCAAAAGCAACCAGAATACTAGCCTGGTTTGTATTGGTTGGCTGGGCAATCTATCCATTAGGTTATATCTTAGGAACACCTGGGGGATTATTTGGAATTCAATTGGTTTCTGACCCAGCTGCTGCTGCTCATGCCATGGATATTGTGTATAATATTGCCGATGCAGTCAACAAGATTGGTTTTGGCTTAGTGATTTACACGTTGTCTAGAACGGAGGAATAA